A region of Theileria annulata chromosome 2, complete sequence, *** SEQUENCING IN PROGRESS *** DNA encodes the following proteins:
- a CDS encoding uncharacterized protein (hypothetical protein, transmembrane;~3 probable transmembrane helices predicted for TA12955 by TMHMM2.0 at aa 7-29, 329-351 and 384-406): MYIYIFNLFFYKIFIIYVLLCFNVFYTPFSNFNPKFHIFNFAKCITTHSRPNQILLDILNKPSLTHNFLHKYSIFPSFPLNRRNYISFKDYKRIYSFVPYNISNSQNKFSSLSFNKIDLRPIESDKYSSEISYNRNSLSRVHLFKSIKNWFLDEVIGWYVPPLPTGQRTSYILKKKGPLLSDEERDRFLEAIGANEKDSIYTVLGKYRTFVKNRPFASVNTLESTFAEFLRRVFVENLEDMELAASYGMKDEEDGCDESGVSNLDKKFLKWINPAEEAEKHLIDLAKHKRRYFGINTRKFRGLIRITKDFKGRLSKCSTTMLPIMLIGLVPKFGTLSIGASNICACIIIYGDKKTDRTYLLDKEEYLVKSEYDRSETVKSLATLFVVGVHTIIGYLISTLTRIGSILSSDTINAFFINLQLTLCSLIYDTSEMTYEEKVKLSNGRLGTEFTES, translated from the exons atgtatatttatatttttaacttgtttttttacaaaattttcattatatatgtattattatgttttaatgttttttatactcccttttcaaattttaatccTAAATTCCATATATTTAACTTTGCTAAATGTATAACAACTCATTCCCGTCCGAATCAAATCCTATTGGACATTCTAAACAAACCTTCCCTAACACACAACTTTTTACACAAATACTCAATTTTTCCTTCTTTTCCATTAAATCGCAGAAATTACATTAGTTTTAAAGATTATAAGAGGATTTACTCTTTTGTACcatataatatttcaaattctcaaaataaatttagttcTTTGTcatttaacaaaattgaTCTTAGACCTATAGAATCCGATAAATACAGCTCTGAAATATCTTATAATAGGAACAGTTTAAGCCGTGTTCACCTTTTCAAATCTATTAAGAATTGGTTTTTAGATGAAGTGATAGGATGGTATGTTCCTCCTCTTCCCACTGGCCAAAGAACCTCATACATTCTGAAGAAAAAAGGCCCTTTACTATCCG ATGAGGAAAGGGATAGATTTCTTGAAGCCATTGGAGCTAATGAGAAAGATTCTATATATACAGTGCTCGGTAAATACAGAACATTTGTTAAGAACAGGCCATTTGCTTCAGTCAACACTTTAGAGTCAACTTTTGCTGAATTTTTAAGGAGGGTATTTGTGGAAAACCTCGAGGATATGGAGTTGGCTGCATCATATGGCATGAA gGATGAGGAAGATGGCTGCGATGAATCTGGTGTTTCAAACTTAGATAAGAAATTTTTGAAATGGATTAATCCAGCCGAGGAGGCTGAAAAACATTTAATTGATCTAGCAAAACATAAGAGGCGGTATTTTGGAATTAACACCAGGAAATTTCGAGGACTTATCAGAATCACAAA aGACTTTAAGGGAAGATTGTCCAAGTGTTCTACAACAATGCTTCcaataatgttaatagGATTAGTGCCTAAATTTGGCACCTTGTCAATAGGAGCTTCGAATATTTGCGCCTGCATAATCATCTATGGAGATAAAAAAACTGATAGAACTTAT TTACTGGACAAAGAAGAGTATTTAGTAAAGTCTGAATATGACCGTTCTGAGACTGTAAAATCACTAGCAACCCTCTTTGTCGTAGGTGTTCACACAATAATCGGATACTTAATATCAACGCTA ACTAGGATTGGTAGTATTTTATCAAGTGATACTATTAACGctttttttattaatctaCAACTCACTTTATGCTCACTAATTTACGATACAAGTGAAATGACATATGAAGAAAAAGTTAAGCTTTCTAATGGAAGATTAGGAACGGAATTTACTGAATcctaa
- a CDS encoding uncharacterized protein (chr2.cand.212 - hypothetical protein, PF00627 UBA/TS-N domain;~ubiquitin-related protein, putative), with product MTDDGENTPNSNEGSADEVPNSSKNNLSQSSDKDKHKDNNLALDQEQKPSLNTDSNNNTHSTNLQSTQSSISNNSNKNLTNPNNTSSSSSTNLQSNTLQSSGLQSGNGNQYLNGSRNGSAGSNSSQISHSKREQALQDEATRLFCEMASDPDIMDQAFSAAVNPNVAKELARQADTAWRNIETLPGGFRALCQMHHNLQQPLWNAVIGQDLPKVSNYQNSNLNTTLPNEPIKAEPMPNPWKTETPRPTNPAPSSSPLNGFNPFGFTNFNDNISAYPRSPQGSRDELLSSVISRTRSASFQTASQLIQNSSTKYSKEIEELAEMGITDREKCLTALEAADGDLFQALGILQSLDEMDQEENNNNN from the coding sequence ATGACGGACGACGGCGAAAACACCCCAAACTCCAATGAAGGCTCGGCTGATGAAGTTCCCAATTCATCCAAAAACAACCTTTCCCAATCTTCTGATAAGGATAAACATAaggataataatttagcCCTGGATCAAGAACAAAAACCTTCCCTTAACACTGATTCTAACAACAATACCCATTCCACCAACCTTCAGTCTACCCAATCAAGTATTTCAAACAATTCCAACAAGAATTTAACAAATCCAAACAACACAAGTTCTAGTTCAAGTACTAACTTACAATCTAACACGTTACAGTCAAGTGGATTACAATCCGGTAATGGTaatcaatatttaaatgGTTCACGTAATGGGTCAGCAGGATCGAATAGTTCTCAGATTTCACATTCGAAGAGGGAACAAGCTTTGCAGGATGAGGCTACAAGATTATTTTGTGAGATGGCTTCAGATCCAGATATAATGGACCAGGCGTTTAGTGCTGCCGTTAACCCTAATGTTGCAAAGGAACTTGCTCGGCAGGCTGACACTGCCTGGAGGAATATTGAAACGCTTCCCGGTGGTTTCAGAGCTTTGTGCCAGATGCATCATAACCTTCAACAGCCGCTTTGGAACGCCGTAATAGGACAGGATTTGCCCAAGGTATCAAATTACCAGAACTCAAACCTTAACACGACTCTACCCAATGAACCCATAAAGGCTGAACCCATGCCAAACCCCTGGAAAACCGAGACTCCAAGACCAACAAACCCAGCCCCTTCATCTTCACCCTTGAATGGATTTAACCCTTTTGGCTTCACTAACTTTAACGATAATATTTCTGCTTATCCCAGATCCCCTCAGGGTTCCCGTGACGAGCTGCTTTCCTCAGTCATTAGTAGAACTCGTTCAGCCAGCTTCCAAACGGCCTCTCAGCTCATTCAAAACTCGTCCACCAAGTATTCTAAGGAGATTGAGGAGCTCGCTGAGATGGGCATCACTGACCGCGAGAAGTGTTTGACTGCACTTGAGGCTGCCGACGGAGACCTATTTCAAGCTCTGGGGATTCTTCAAAGTCTAGACGAAATGGACCaagaagaaaataacaACAATAACTAA
- a CDS encoding uncharacterized protein (all_bases.cand.1490 - hypothetical protein, conserved, pf14_0034, signal peptide, TLC TRAM, LAG1 and CLN8 homology domains.;~5 probable transmembrane helices predicted for TA12945 by TMHMM2.0 at aa 25-42, 142-164, 184-206, 226-248 and 269-291): MIEYENNRIFVFKGVMPHVNTSDKYIVLFFIVVLSLLRIIFAGCDSCYTIKYPSVFRSLITKYELSPKKRVAKMSESIWYFIWHTSSCLYTLKLLIKDYGNSKNPGWINYFLKDLKGIWFFAEDIYQVKSKTPSWPELEINMETRILLLMCTGFWISCLIFIRWETRRSDTSIMTFHHITTTTLLILSYIYNFHRISIIIIFLHDIPDVFLYLTKTYSYFTRKNEILLSLFFVTYGLSHFIARFVLLLRYIAYPLLINFDNFEYSGGTIRYLWDFPGGIICPISIIILTIMNAYWLKLILGLFKKFLLDKEELR, from the exons atgatagAATACGAGAATAATAGAATCTTTGTTTTTAAAGGCGTGATGCCTCACGTAAACACGAGCGATAAATACATagttttgttttttatcGTGGTCCTTTCACTGTTGAGGATTATATTCGCAGGATGCGACTCATGCTATACAATCAAGTACCCGTCAGTTTTCAGAAGTTTAATCACAAAATATGAACTTTCACCCAAGAAAAGAGTGGCTAAGATGTCAGAATCAATATG GTACTTCATATGGCACACTTCATCATGTTTATATACACTTAAACTATTGATAAAAGATTACGGAAACTCAAAAAATCCAGGATGGATTAACTACTTTTTGAAGGATTTGAAAGGGATTTG GTTCTTTGCAGAGGATATATATCAGGTTAAAAGTAAAACACCATCATGGCCTGAGCTGGAAATAAACATGGAAACAAGAATACTTTTACTAATGTGTACTGGATTTTGGATCTCATGCCTCATTTTCATAAGATGGGAAACCAGAAGATCGGACACCAGCATAATGACCTTTCACCACATCACAACGACAACTCTACTCATCTTGTCATACATTTACAACTTCCACAGAATCTCAATC aTAATCATATTCCTACACGACATCCCGGACGTTTTCCTCTATTTAACCAAAACTTACTCTTATTTTACGAGGAAAAATGAAATCTTACTTTCCCTTTTCTTTGTAACATATGGACTCTCACACTTTATTGCGAGATTTGTATTACTTTTGAGATATATTGCATATCCCTTGCTGATTAATTTCGACAACTTCGAATACTCTGGTGGTACAATAAGGTACCTGTGGGACTTTCCCGGTGGCATCATATGCCCTATATCGATCATAATTCTGACG ATTATGAACGCTTACTGGTTGAAGCTGATTTTGGGTCTGTTCAAGAAATTCCTTCTTGACAAGGAAGAGCTCCGTTag
- a CDS encoding cytochrome C, putative (all_bases.cand.1489 - cytochrome c), whose product MAKPEPDVVVPEGDPAKGAKLFKSKCAQCHTINKGGSVKQGPNLFGFYGRKSGSTDYAYSDANKNSGIVWSDKHLFVYLVNPKQYIPGTKMVFAGLKKEQDRADLIAYLKEASSK is encoded by the exons ATGGCAAAACCGGAGCCCGATGTCGTCGTCCCAGAAGGGGATCCAGCAAAAGGGGCTAAACTCTTCAAGTCCAAATGCGCTCAATGCCatacaataaataaag GAGGAAGTGTGAAACAAGGACCTAACCTATTCGGTTTTTATGGCCGTAAATCAGGATCTACCGACTACGCATATTCCGACGCAAATAAAAATTCtg gCATCGTATGGTCCGATAAACATCTCTTTGTGTACCTGGTCAACCCCAAGCAGTATATTCCCGGAACAAAAATGGTTTTTGCCGGATTAAAGAAGGAACAAGATAGGGCGGATTTAATAGCATATCTGAAGGAAGCATCTTCCAAATAa
- a CDS encoding uncharacterized protein (all_bases.C.cand.321 - hypothetical protein), with amino-acid sequence MVKLLIYDYVTSTVGNRIILEVEENEKISKIIDLIVPKIKENVKKSCEEKSAKNNSINIENGSESLLLYLGTTVLENCKTLDQYNVSSLSELSLCLYPKVDVKVTVTVLKGINCFGIKYTPIFSLLLKNKIKFDTIDQETILEIKKKILSVCNFSNKKGEELTLEKLNLFYKTSELNDNFTSINELNCKNKLKLKLLIPYGYSFKKLKPESESC; translated from the exons aTGGTTAAACTACTGATTTATGATTACGTTACCTCTACGGTCGGGAATAGGATAATTCTCGAAGTTGAGGAAAATGAAAAGATTTCAAAAATCATTGATTTGATTGTTCCCAAAATTAAGGAGAATGTGAAAAAATCATGCGAAGAAAAGTCAGCCAAAAACAATTCcattaatattgaaaatggTTCTGAGTCACTGTTATTATATCTGGGAACTACGGTTCTAGAGAATTGTAAAACCCTAGATCAATACAATGTTTCGTCACTTTCTGAGCTTTCACTTTGTTTGTACCCAAAAGTTGACGTCAAGGTTACAGTGACAGTATTAAAGG GAATAAATTGTTTCGGTATAAAATACACACCGATATTCTCGCTTCTGCTCAAAAACAAAATCAAATTCGACACTATAGACCAAGAAACCATACTAGAaataaagaagaaaatacTTTCCGTATGCAATTTCTCAAATAAAAAGGG AGAAGAATTAACATTGGAGAAgttgaatttattttacaaaacGAGTGAACTGAATGACAATTTCACCTCAATCAATGAATTAAACTGTAAAAACAAGCTAAAGTTAAAGTTACTAATACCCTACGGATACAGTTTCAAGAAATTGAAACCTGAGTCAGAAAGTTGTTAG